The following nucleotide sequence is from uncultured Draconibacterium sp..
TCGCGTTTACCTACTCCCTGAATTAAAACACCAAGATCAAATCCTTTCCAACTCACGTCGTAGTTTAATCCGAAAGTATAACGAGGAAATGCGTTTCCTAAAACCTGACGGTCCTTGTCGTCAATAACACCATCGTTATTCTTGTCTACATATTTTACATCGCCCGGTTCAACAGTTGCTCCAATGGGCAAGGCACTGTTCTCAATTTCCTGGTAACTACCAAAATAACCATCGGTTTTATAACCAAAGTACGATCCCAAAGCTTCGCCTTCGCGAATTAATTTACGCATCTGGTCGTTCGAATCAATTTGTTCGCTACCGCCAAAGTCAACTACTTCGTTTTTCGAATCTGCAATGTTCAAGCGCACATTGTGGTCAACAGCACCTGTTTTTGCGTGATAGTTGATGGTTGCTTCCCATCCACGGTTTCTCATTTCTCCGGCATTTTCTTTTGCAACTGCACCTCCAAATACCGAAGGCACAACAGGAGTTAACAGGATTTGAGAAGTAAGTTTATTGAAGTAGTCCAATGAAACCGATAATTTATAATCGAAAAATGTAGCATCGGCACCAATGTTAAAGTTGGCCGATTGCTCCCACTGCAACACACTGTTTCCAAAATCGAAACCGGTTCCGGAAACGGCTCCATTATTAAAGCCGTAACTGTTATTATAAACAGTGTAGGTTGTAAAGTATGAGTAATCATCAACATTCTGGTTACCCAACACACCGTACGAACCACGTAATTTCAGGTCGCCGATATTGCTCTTATAGTTATCCATAAAACTTTCTTCAGACAAACGCCAGCCCGCAGTAAACGACGGGAAAAATCCCCAGCGGTAGTCTTCAGCAAATTTTGAAGAACCATCGTAGCGGAAACTAAATTCACCGTAATACTTGTCGCGGTAATTATAACCTGCACGACCAAAAATGGAGTAAATACTTCTTTCCTGTGTTTGTGCCGGTGTATTGTAGCTCGACGGATCTATTTCGGTTTCCGATTCAGGAAGACCAAGATCGCGGTCGGTATATTTCATTTTTATTTCGTTGGCCTGACGTGTATATGATTCGTTGGAAACACCTATCAAACCGGAAACATTATGGTCTTCGTTGAAGGTTTGGTTGTAATCCAACAAAAACTGCGTATTCAGAATGTACCTTTTCTCGTTGTAATCTTCGGTAGGACGGGTATCGTTAGCATACGAGTTGGGTTTTTCAGCAGTTGGGCTTGAGTAAAACGGAACTTCCAGTCCTCTGATAAAACGGTGGTTTGCTCCTAAATCAAGTCCCACCATTGCTTTTGCCTTTAAACCTTTTGCCACATCCAGTTCCGCGTTCAAACTTCCAAGGAAGTTATCATCGTCTTTTTTCTGAAAACCACCGGCTTCCAATTGTCCCAGCGGGTTAAATTGCGAAAGCACATCGTTAATCAGGTACTTGCCATTGTCGGCTTTCATCTGGTAAGTGTAGTAAGGCGGAATACGCGAACCGTCAACAATAAGGAATCCGGTGCTGGCATTTGGCGCCTTCTGCATAGTGCGGTTAAAAGCCATTAAAGCACTTAATTTCAACTTCCCGTACTGACTTACCAGGTTGGTTCTGAAATTATAACGCTCAATTCCGAAACTACCAACGAAGTTGCTTTCCTGATTGTAGTAACCTGCAGAAACCATGTAGGTAGAAGTTTCGTTACCACCTGAAATACTGGCGTTGTAATTTTGCTGTAAGGCTGATTGCAAAATGCCGTCCAGGAACCACTGTCCATCACCGTTCTCCTGGAAATCCCTGATTTCGGCAGGCGTATATTTTGGCGAAGATCCCACATTTAACAAAGCTTGATTTTTAAGCAATGCGTTTTCATATCCTTTTACAGGCTGAAACAATACGTGAGGATCCTGAAAACCTGTCATTGTGCTTACACGTACAGTAGGTTTATCATTTGTGGTACCTTTTTTAGTGGTTACCAGAATTACCCCATTTGACGAACGCGAACCGTAAATAGCAGCACTACCGGCATCTTTAAGTACCGATACATTTTCAATATCGGCCGGGTTCATGTTGTTCAAACTTGACATCTCTGTAATCATTCCATCGATTACGATTAAGGGGCTATTGTTATTCATGGTACTTACACCACGAATATTGATATTCATGTTATTATCGTTCGGGTTCATGCTACGTTGCTGAATAACAAGGTTAGCCGAAGCT
It contains:
- a CDS encoding TonB-dependent receptor: MKVTLFLLCVSVFSVIANESYSQATKLSVELKNTDVKTVLEEIENQSEFYFFYSEDVIDTERKVSVSFRNSNIEKILTEIFYDTGVDYKIVGRQVALFKGEFDDANILAAQQQAVSGQVTGADGQPIPGVTVFVKGTTQGTVTDIDGNFQISNVGPDAVLAFSFVGMLSQEIVVGNQSNISVVMKEDAVGIEEVVVIGYGTMQKKNLIGSVDQVNSDLIEDRPVGNAVQALQGASANLVIQQRSMNPNDNNMNINIRGVSTMNNNSPLIVIDGMITEMSSLNNMNPADIENVSVLKDAGSAAIYGSRSSNGVILVTTKKGTTNDKPTVRVSTMTGFQDPHVLFQPVKGYENALLKNQALLNVGSSPKYTPAEIRDFQENGDGQWFLDGILQSALQQNYNASISGGNETSTYMVSAGYYNQESNFVGSFGIERYNFRTNLVSQYGKLKLSALMAFNRTMQKAPNASTGFLIVDGSRIPPYYTYQMKADNGKYLINDVLSQFNPLGQLEAGGFQKKDDDNFLGSLNAELDVAKGLKAKAMVGLDLGANHRFIRGLEVPFYSSPTAEKPNSYANDTRPTEDYNEKRYILNTQFLLDYNQTFNEDHNVSGLIGVSNESYTRQANEIKMKYTDRDLGLPESETEIDPSSYNTPAQTQERSIYSIFGRAGYNYRDKYYGEFSFRYDGSSKFAEDYRWGFFPSFTAGWRLSEESFMDNYKSNIGDLKLRGSYGVLGNQNVDDYSYFTTYTVYNNSYGFNNGAVSGTGFDFGNSVLQWEQSANFNIGADATFFDYKLSVSLDYFNKLTSQILLTPVVPSVFGGAVAKENAGEMRNRGWEATINYHAKTGAVDHNVRLNIADSKNEVVDFGGSEQIDSNDQMRKLIREGEALGSYFGYKTDGYFGSYQEIENSALPIGATVEPGDVKYVDKNNDGVIDDKDRQVLGNAFPRYTFGLNYDVSWKGFDLGVLIQGVGKRDMFLRGELVEPFHANYSYVMYQHQLDFWTPVNPEAEWPRLAAPGSSSQQNNWAKPSDIYIFNAAYVRLKNIQLGYTLPKELTTKVGVQKLRLSVNAQNLFTLSNVSFIDPESTEFGSNMGGTGGVGANSGRNYPTLKYYGFGLELEF